A genome region from Chlorobaculum tepidum TLS includes the following:
- the sucD gene encoding succinate--CoA ligase subunit alpha, which yields MSVLVNKDTRLVVQGITGGEGTFHTSQILEYGTNVVAGVTPGKGGILYNGNEKDQFCRPVPVFDTVQEAVDKAEANATVIFVPAPFAADAIMEAAAAGLKVIICITEGIPVNDMMKAYSYVQAKGAVLVGPNCPGVITPGEAKVGIMPGFIHKKGTIGVVSRSGTLTYEAVHQLTEVGLGQSTCIGIGGDPIIGTRFLDAVKLFAKDDETEGLVMIGEIGGSAEEEAAEYIKKYFKKPVVGFIAGRTAPPGRRMGHAGAIVSGGKGTAEEKIKAMEAAGIKVVENPADIGEAMLKALGRA from the coding sequence ATGAGCGTACTGGTCAATAAAGATACCCGCCTGGTCGTCCAGGGAATTACTGGCGGCGAGGGAACCTTCCACACCTCGCAGATTCTGGAGTACGGCACCAACGTCGTCGCTGGCGTCACTCCTGGCAAGGGCGGAATACTCTATAACGGCAACGAAAAGGATCAATTCTGCCGTCCTGTGCCGGTCTTCGACACCGTGCAGGAGGCTGTGGACAAGGCCGAAGCCAACGCGACGGTGATCTTCGTGCCCGCGCCATTTGCTGCCGACGCCATCATGGAGGCCGCCGCCGCCGGACTGAAGGTTATCATCTGCATCACCGAAGGCATTCCGGTCAACGACATGATGAAAGCCTACAGCTACGTGCAGGCAAAAGGCGCGGTGCTGGTTGGCCCGAACTGCCCCGGCGTCATCACCCCCGGCGAAGCCAAAGTCGGCATCATGCCGGGCTTCATCCACAAAAAAGGCACCATCGGCGTCGTTTCGCGCAGCGGCACGTTGACTTACGAAGCGGTGCACCAGCTCACCGAAGTCGGTCTCGGCCAGTCCACCTGCATCGGTATCGGCGGCGACCCGATCATCGGCACCCGCTTCCTTGACGCCGTCAAGCTGTTCGCCAAGGATGATGAAACTGAGGGTCTCGTCATGATCGGCGAGATCGGCGGCAGCGCTGAAGAGGAGGCCGCCGAGTACATCAAAAAGTACTTCAAAAAGCCGGTTGTGGGCTTCATCGCGGGCCGCACTGCCCCTCCCGGCCGTCGCATGGGTCACGCGGGAGCGATCGTTTCAGGCGGCAAAGGCACCGCCGAAGAGAAGATCAAGGCAATGGAAGCTGCAGGCATCAAGGTTGTCGAAAACCCCGCCGACATCGGCGAAGCGATGCTGAAAGCGCTTGGTAGAGCCTGA
- the gatA gene encoding Asp-tRNA(Asn)/Glu-tRNA(Gln) amidotransferase subunit GatA encodes MQFHGYEDLRSRLLSGELTCEQVISDYLQRIDSSRDDNIFTVVFHDEAMARARELDSKLQRGEAPGVLFGMPIAIKDNIAMKGAPLSCASKILAGYESVYDATVIKRMQAEDAIFVGRTNMDEFAMGSSNENSAIGPVPNPYDKTRVPGGSSGGSAAAVANDLAMVALGSDTGGSVRQPAGFCNIIGLKPTYGRISRYGLVAFASSFDQIGLLAANCDDAALVLGVIAGKDEHDATSSHHDVPEYDTAMDHVSVDGLRIGVPRAFFPESLNADVAGVVKAGLKKLEEAGAELVEIDLPESDYAIAAYYILVTAEASSNLARFDGARYGYRSPDSPDLSSMYVNSRTEGFGAEVKRRIMLGTYVLSAGYYDTYYKKAQQVRRVFQDKYREAFEKVDVIFGPTSPFPPFGIGDKMDNPLEMYLADVFTVPASIVGMPAISVPVGFDSLGLPVGAHLICNFFEEGKMLGIARHLQTLCQTAPSN; translated from the coding sequence GCCGCGACGACAATATTTTCACCGTCGTGTTTCATGACGAGGCGATGGCTCGCGCCCGCGAGCTTGACAGCAAGCTTCAGCGCGGCGAAGCGCCCGGGGTGCTTTTCGGTATGCCGATTGCCATCAAGGACAACATTGCCATGAAGGGGGCGCCTCTGTCGTGTGCCTCGAAGATTCTCGCTGGTTACGAAAGCGTCTATGACGCTACGGTGATCAAGCGGATGCAGGCCGAGGATGCCATTTTTGTTGGACGCACCAACATGGACGAGTTTGCGATGGGCAGTTCCAACGAGAACTCCGCCATCGGCCCGGTACCCAACCCCTACGATAAAACCCGCGTGCCCGGTGGCAGCTCCGGCGGCTCGGCGGCAGCGGTGGCTAACGATCTCGCCATGGTGGCGCTTGGCTCCGATACCGGCGGTTCGGTTCGCCAGCCTGCAGGTTTCTGCAACATTATTGGTCTCAAGCCAACCTATGGCCGTATCTCGCGTTACGGCCTCGTCGCCTTCGCTTCGTCATTCGACCAGATCGGCCTGCTCGCCGCCAACTGCGACGACGCAGCGCTCGTGCTTGGTGTTATTGCCGGAAAGGACGAGCATGATGCAACCTCGTCGCACCACGACGTGCCGGAGTACGATACCGCGATGGATCACGTCTCCGTCGATGGGCTGCGCATCGGCGTGCCGCGCGCATTTTTCCCCGAGAGCCTCAATGCCGACGTGGCCGGAGTGGTCAAGGCAGGGCTGAAAAAGCTCGAAGAAGCGGGCGCGGAGCTGGTCGAGATCGACCTGCCGGAGAGCGATTACGCCATCGCGGCCTATTACATTCTTGTCACCGCCGAAGCCTCCTCGAACCTCGCACGGTTCGACGGCGCACGCTACGGCTACCGTTCTCCCGATTCGCCCGACCTTTCGAGCATGTACGTGAACTCGCGCACCGAGGGATTCGGCGCGGAGGTCAAGCGTCGCATCATGCTTGGCACCTACGTGCTTTCGGCGGGCTATTACGACACCTACTACAAAAAAGCGCAGCAGGTACGCCGCGTCTTCCAGGACAAGTATCGCGAAGCGTTCGAAAAGGTCGATGTGATCTTCGGGCCGACCTCGCCCTTTCCACCCTTCGGCATCGGCGACAAGATGGACAATCCGCTCGAAATGTACCTGGCCGACGTCTTCACCGTCCCGGCCAGCATTGTCGGGATGCCCGCCATCAGCGTGCCGGTCGGCTTTGACAGCCTTGGCCTGCCGGTTGGCGCCCACCTGATCTGCAACTTTTTCGAGGAGGGCAAGATGCTTGGCATTGCACGCCATCTCCAGACCTTGTGTCAGACAGCTCCGTCCAACTGA